In Chanodichthys erythropterus isolate Z2021 chromosome 18, ASM2448905v1, whole genome shotgun sequence, the following are encoded in one genomic region:
- the LOC137007002 gene encoding cytolytic toxin-alpha-like, which translates to MESEPIAVAALGRPLFPGMLYDCRKDSFIPGVTLWDKKSLSEDLDSRPQPMTDLKFSSSDSLSSKSSLMDINASLKASFLGGLVEVGGSAKYLRDTKSSNNQCRVTMYYSVTSKFEQLTMTQLGKITYPQVFEQKTATHVVTAVLYGAQAFMVFDLMSSEDESKQDIEGKLNVMVKKIPEFSIEGAGSVKMTEDEKKTAENINCTFHGDFQLEQNPTTYMEALKLYNQLPTMLKNAVPIKVWLYPLHLLDKKAARLEREISTRLVSNTADVVEELGEVERTCNDLSRRTEVNVFSDIQERLHSFQESFSIYKTVFQKAVARVLPAIRGGGEEEEKLGDILKIHYSSPFNADKLNQWLHDANSELNLLSSQTRKLEQIKIEDSDDLNTILLDPDIDVVLCLTFTSLKYEDPYLSTLIEFLKSDKFKELDGNKNMLSEASVGKWFNDPDVIRKMRENLTRFRGFSEANKDEKRIRFIISAVSDPSHPGSSIYLYEKGNLTDKQFQPVSKPPPPIVKDVQDQSVSLKLQKSPSGVTVQYRVEYKEVKADSGADEQWLFINTTNEDFTLTGLESGKQYLIRYRTVGKVGVSEASETVRSLPPAAQDVTVGGTGGAPFSFKSFSSNIQKISITYSLMTLNTVEVTFNSGQKMTVGNVAGSNEQTLELDEYDKVVAATLWPNSQNNRCGGLEFMVAKNTGERKSFSVKCILVGAPVSVDVKSGKCYGFTGRSGDQIDALGFYFV; encoded by the exons ATGGAATCAGAGCCAATCGCAGTGGCAGCCCTAGGAAGACCTCTGTTTCCTGGAATGCTGTATGACTGCCGCAAGGATTCCTTCATTCCAG GTGTTACTCTGTGGGATAAGAAATCATTGAGTGAAGATTTGGACAGTCGTCCGCAGCCCATGACAGATTTGAAGTTCAGTAGCTCTGATTCTCTCTCTAGTAAATCCAGTCTCATGGATATAAATGCTTCCCTGAAGGCCAGCTTTCTGGGGGGGCTGGTGGAGGTAGGAGGATCTGCCAAATACCTGCGTGACACCAAATCCTCAAACAATCAGTGTCGAGTTACAATGTATTATAGTGTTACCTCCAAATTTGAACAGCTCACTATGACCCAACTGGGCAAGATCACCTACCCCCAGGTGTTTGAACAGAAAACTGCAACTCATGTGGTCACGGCTGTTCTGTATGGAGCTCAGGCCTTCATGGTGTTTGATCTGATGTCTTCAGAAGATGAAAGCAAGCAGGACATTGAGGGAAAACTGAATGTCATGGTAAAGAAGATTCCTGAATTTTCTATTGAGGGAGCAGGATCTGTAAAAATGACAGAGGATGAAAAGAAAACTGCTGAGAATATCAACTGCacatttcatggtgactttcaACTTGAGCAGAACCCCACCACATACATGGAGGCCCTGAAATTGTACAATCAGCTCCCCACAATGCTGAAGAATGCAGTTCCAATAAAAGTCTGGCTATATCCTCTTCATTTATTAGACAAAAAAGCTGCTCGGTTAGAGAGAGAAATCAGCACACGTCTGGTTTCCAACACAGCAGATGTAGTGGAGGAGCTGGGAGAGGTAGAGAGGACATGCAACGATCTGTCCAGAAGAACAGAGGTAAATGTTTTCAGTGACATTCAAGAGAGGCTGCACTCATTCCAGGAATCATTTAGCATTTACAAGACAGTGTTTCAGAAGGCAGTGGCCAGGGTCTTGCCTGCTATTcgaggaggaggagaggaggaggagaaactGGGAGATATCCTGAAGATCCACTACAGCTCCCCTTTTAATGCTGACAAGCTTAACCAGTGGTTACATGATGCAAATTCTGAACTTAACCTCTTGAGTTCTCAAACCAGGAAGCTGGAGCAGATCAAGATAGAAGACTCTGATGATCTGAACACCATCCTCCTTGATCCTGATATTGATGTTGTGTTGTGCTTGACCTTCACGTCTCTGAAGTATGAAGACCCGTATCTTTCAACCCTGATTGAGTTCCTGAAATCTGATAAGTTTAAAGAGTTGGATGGAAACAAAAATATGCTGTCTGAGGCATCTGTCGGAAAATGGTTCAATGATCCTGATGTAATAAGAAAAATGAGAGAGAACTTAACTCGCTTTAGAGGTTTTTCAGAAGCCAATAAAGATGAAAAGAGAATCCGCTTCATTATTTCTGCTGTCTCTGATCCCTCCCATCCAGGCTCCTCTATCTATTTGTATGAAAAAGGGAATCTGACAGACAAACAGTTCCAGCCCGTGTCAAAGCCGCCCCCACCGATAGTGAAGGATGTCCAGGACCAAAGTGTGTCCCTGAAACTGCAGAAGTCTCCAAGTGGAGTAACAGTGCAGTACAGAGTAGAGTACAAGGAGGTAAAAGCAGATTCTGGAGCTGACGAACAGTGGcttttcataaacacaactaaTGAAGACTTTACTCTGACTGGATTGGAATCTGGAAAGCAGTATTTGATCCGGTACAGGACAGTGGGTAAAGTGGGAGTGAGTGAAGCCAGTGAAACTGTCCGCTCCTTACCGCCTGCAG CACAAGATGTGACTGTGGGTGGGACAGGAGGTGCTCCATTCTCCTTTAAGAGCTTTTCCAGCAACATTCAGAAGATCAGCATCACTTACAGTCTG ATGACACTGAACACAGTTGAGGTGACTTTCAACTCTGGCCAGAAGATGACAGTTGGTAATGTAGCAGGATCTAATGAACAAACACTTGAACTTGATGAATATGATAAAGTTGTTGCTGCAACACTGTGGCCAAATAGTCAAAATAACAGATGTGGGGGTTTGGAATTTATGGTTGCAAAAAACACTGGTGAAAGAAAGTCATTTTCTGTTAAGTGTATTTTGGTGGGTGCACCTGTGAGTGTTGATGTGAAATCTGGAAAGTGTTATGGCTTTACGGGTAGAAGCGGAGATCAAATTGATGCTCTGGGTTTCTACTTTGTTTAA